In Nocardioides sp. JS614, the sequence CCCGATCTCGACCACCCACACGATCACCTCGGCCGTGATGGGCGTCGGCGCCACCAAGCGCCTCTCCGCCGTGCGCTGGGGGGTGGCCCGCTCGATCGTCGCGGCCTGGGTGCTCACCTTCCCGATGGCCGGCCTGGCCGCCGCCGCCTCCTACTGGGTGCTGCACCTCATCATCGGCCAGTAGGCCGCGCGCGGCCCTCCGTGCGGTAGCCCCGAGGCCCGCCTTCGGTAGTCCCTGACGTTTGCGCTGTTGGGAGCGCTCCCAGCCCGCGCAACCGTCAGGGACTATCGTGGTCGGTCCGGCGAGGCCGGCGAGGCAGGCGCGGCAAGGGCTCGGGCCGGGACCGGCGGCGGCGGCTCAGCCGAAGCGGCCGGAGATGTAGGCCTCGGTCGACTCGTCGTCGGGGTTGGTGAACATCTTCGTGGTCGGGTTGAACTCCACGAGGTGGCCGGGCTCGCCGGCGGCCTTGAGGTTGAAGAAACCGGTGTCGTCGGAGACCCGGGCGGCCTGCTGCATGTTGTGGGTGACGATCACGATCGTGTAGTCGGTCTTGAGCTCGTGGATCAGGTCCTCGATGGCCGCCGTGGAGATCGGGTCGAGCGCCGAGCAGGGCTCGTCCATCAGCAGCACCTGCGGCTCGACCGCGATCGCGCGGGCGATGCAGAGCCGCTGCTGCTGGCCGCCGGACAGCGACATGCCGGGCTTGTTGAGCCGGTCCTTGACCTCGGTCCACAGGTTCGCGCCGCGCAGCGAGCGCTCGACCAGGTCGTCGGCGTCGGACCTCGACATCCGCTTGGCGTTCAGCCGCTTGCCGGCCAGCACGTTCTCGTAGATCGACATGGTGGGGAACGGGTTGGGCCGCTGGAAGACCATGCCGATCTGCCGGCGTACGGCGACCGGGTCGATCGAGGGCTCGTAGAGGGACTGGCCGTCGACCATCACCTTGCCCTCGACGCGGGCGCCGGGGATCGCCTCGTGCATCCGGTTCAGCGAGCGCAGGAACGTCGACTTGCCGCAGCCGGACGGGCCGATGAAGGCAGTCACCGAGCGCGCCTTGATCGTCATCGTGACGCCCTCGACCGCGAGGAAGTCGCCGTAGTAGATGTCCAGGTCGGAGACATCGATGCTCTTGGCCATGGGGGTGGGTCCTCGTTCTCTCGTGCTGCGCAGGCCGTCAGCGGCCGGT encodes:
- the pstB gene encoding phosphate ABC transporter ATP-binding protein PstB, producing the protein MAKSIDVSDLDIYYGDFLAVEGVTMTIKARSVTAFIGPSGCGKSTFLRSLNRMHEAIPGARVEGKVMVDGQSLYEPSIDPVAVRRQIGMVFQRPNPFPTMSIYENVLAGKRLNAKRMSRSDADDLVERSLRGANLWTEVKDRLNKPGMSLSGGQQQRLCIARAIAVEPQVLLMDEPCSALDPISTAAIEDLIHELKTDYTIVIVTHNMQQAARVSDDTGFFNLKAAGEPGHLVEFNPTTKMFTNPDDESTEAYISGRFG